One part of the Streptomyces sp. NBC_00286 genome encodes these proteins:
- a CDS encoding DUF3887 domain-containing protein, with the protein MAALARLLADATERNDAVPAELTSVKIARDLAAMSDTALRVSVERARAAGRTWQEIGDLLGVRRQAAFQRFGRPLDPRTGEPMSNAALPDAANRATDLFVNWIEGRHDEIVAHFDPTMTAQLPPDQIAAAWAEIIGMVGTYERMDKPLVRQLGDHTVVDIPLEFEAGQMKGRATFNKEGQVSGLFILTPEIP; encoded by the coding sequence ATGGCGGCGCTCGCCCGCCTGCTCGCCGACGCCACCGAGCGCAACGACGCAGTGCCCGCCGAGCTGACCAGCGTGAAGATCGCGCGTGACCTGGCTGCAATGTCAGACACCGCGTTGCGCGTGAGTGTCGAGCGAGCCCGTGCCGCCGGGCGCACCTGGCAGGAGATCGGTGACCTGCTCGGTGTCAGACGGCAGGCCGCGTTCCAGCGCTTTGGACGCCCCCTCGACCCGCGGACAGGAGAACCCATGAGCAACGCCGCACTTCCGGATGCCGCGAACCGCGCGACCGACCTGTTCGTCAACTGGATCGAAGGACGACACGACGAGATCGTCGCTCACTTCGACCCGACGATGACCGCGCAGCTTCCGCCCGACCAGATAGCCGCCGCCTGGGCCGAGATCATCGGCATGGTCGGGACTTATGAACGGATGGACAAGCCCTTGGTCCGGCAACTGGGCGACCACACGGTCGTGGACATCCCGCTGGAATTCGAAGCCGGCCAGATGAAAGGCCGCGCCACCTTCAACAAGGAAGGTCAGGTCAGCGGTCTGTTCATCCTCACTCCCGAAATTCCCTGA
- a CDS encoding AAA family ATPase has protein sequence MFDRDFEWAELVRYAGYQGPEATLGVVSGRRRQGKTFLLDAVCRANGGFFFAASEATEAESLRQFGAAMARFKGRRTPYRFAHWDEAVEAMMRLATPETGPLTVVLDEFPFLVKASPELPSLLQRALGPQGRREGGPVRLLLCGSALSFMGNLLSGTAPLRGRASLELVVPTLDYRSAARFWGVEDPRLALVLNSVVGGTPAYGREFVLGDTPADLDDFGPWILRNVLNPGRPLFREARFLLAEEPDLRDTALYHGVLAAIAQGNHTRGGIASFLERKSTDLGHALTVLEDTGMITRDPDAFHGKRSAYRIAEPILTFYYAVMRPEWSDLERSGQAPAVWKRSQSTFRSKVVGPHFEQICRTWARWYASADTLGGQRTRVESGTVADPAAKTSQEVDLAVFGRTDDGREVLLAIGEAKWNETMGTGHLDRLGRIRELLRKRSGTDGSGTRLLCFSGAGFTDGLRTAAAADPSIQLIDLERLYRGE, from the coding sequence ATGTTCGACCGCGACTTCGAGTGGGCCGAGCTCGTGCGTTACGCGGGTTACCAAGGTCCCGAGGCCACATTGGGCGTGGTGTCCGGACGGCGGCGGCAAGGCAAGACCTTCCTGCTGGACGCGGTGTGCCGGGCGAACGGTGGGTTCTTCTTCGCGGCCAGTGAGGCCACCGAGGCCGAATCGCTACGGCAGTTCGGCGCGGCGATGGCCCGGTTCAAGGGGCGGCGGACGCCGTACCGTTTCGCGCACTGGGACGAGGCCGTCGAGGCGATGATGCGGCTCGCGACGCCGGAGACCGGACCACTGACCGTCGTACTCGACGAGTTCCCGTTCCTGGTCAAGGCCTCGCCCGAGCTGCCGTCCCTGCTCCAGCGCGCACTCGGACCGCAGGGGCGCCGGGAGGGCGGGCCTGTCCGGCTGCTGCTGTGCGGATCGGCGCTGTCCTTCATGGGCAACCTGCTCTCCGGTACGGCGCCGCTGCGCGGCCGGGCGAGCCTGGAGCTGGTCGTGCCGACGCTCGACTACAGATCCGCTGCCCGGTTCTGGGGCGTCGAGGACCCCCGCCTGGCTCTCGTGCTCAACTCCGTGGTGGGCGGCACCCCCGCCTACGGCCGTGAGTTCGTGCTCGGCGACACCCCTGCCGACCTCGACGACTTCGGCCCCTGGATACTGCGCAACGTCCTCAATCCAGGTCGCCCCCTCTTCCGCGAAGCACGCTTCCTCCTCGCCGAGGAGCCGGACCTGCGCGACACTGCGCTCTATCACGGCGTCCTCGCTGCCATCGCCCAGGGTAACCACACCCGAGGCGGCATCGCGAGCTTCCTGGAACGCAAGTCCACCGACCTCGGCCACGCGCTGACCGTTCTCGAGGACACCGGCATGATCACGCGCGATCCGGACGCCTTCCACGGCAAACGTTCCGCCTACCGGATCGCCGAGCCCATCCTCACCTTCTACTACGCCGTGATGCGCCCGGAGTGGAGCGACCTGGAGCGGTCGGGACAGGCCCCGGCCGTCTGGAAGCGGTCCCAATCCACCTTCCGCAGCAAGGTCGTCGGCCCGCACTTCGAACAGATCTGCCGCACCTGGGCCCGTTGGTACGCCTCCGCCGACACCCTGGGCGGCCAGCGCACCCGCGTCGAGTCCGGCACAGTCGCGGACCCCGCGGCGAAGACCAGCCAAGAGGTCGACCTGGCGGTCTTCGGCCGCACGGACGACGGCCGCGAGGTCCTGCTGGCGATCGGCGAGGCCAAGTGGAACGAGACCATGGGCACGGGGCACCTCGACCGACTGGGCCGTATCCGCGAGCTGCTGCGCAAGCGCTCGGGCACGGACGGCTCCGGTACGCGGCTGCTGTGCTTCAGCGGCGCAGGGTTCACGGATGGCCTCCGGACTGCCGCTGCTGCCGATCCGTCCATCCAGCTGATCGACCTCGAGCGGCTGTACCGGGGGGAGTGA